In Serinus canaria isolate serCan28SL12 chromosome 5, serCan2020, whole genome shotgun sequence, the following proteins share a genomic window:
- the COPB1 gene encoding coatomer subunit beta: MTAAENVCYTLINVPIDSEPPSEISLKNDLEKGDVKLKTEALKKVIIMILNGEKLPGLLMTIIRFVLPLQDHTIKKLLLVFWEIVPKTTPDGRLLQEMILVCDAYRKDLQHPNEFIRGSTLRFLCKLKEAELLEPLMPAIRACLEHRHSYVRRNAVLAIYTIYRNFEHLIPDAPELIHDFLVNEKDASCKRNAFMMLIHADQDRALDYLSTCIDQVQTFGDILQLVIVELIYKVCHANPSERARFIRCIYNLLQSSSPAVKYEAAGTLVTLSSAPTAIKAAAQCYIDLIIKESDNNVKLIVLDRLIELKEHPSHERVLQDLVMDILRVLSTPDLEVRKKTLQLALDLVSSRNVEELVIVLKKEVIKTNNVTEHEDTDKYRQLLVRTLHSCSVRFPDMAANVIPVLMEFLSDNNEAAAADVLEFVREAIQRFENLRPLIVEKMLEVFHAIKSVKIYRGALWILGEYCSTKEDIQSVMTEVRRSLGEIPIVESEIKKEAGELKPEEEVSVGPAQKLVTEMGTYATQSALSSSRPAKKEEDRPPLRGFLLDGDFFVAASLATTLTKIALRYVSLVQEKKKQNSFNAEAMLLMATILHLGKSSLPKKPITDDDVDRISLCLKVLSECSPLMNDIFNKECRQSLSHMLSAKLEEEKLSQKKESEKRNVTIQPDDPISFMQLTAKNEMSSKEDQFQLSLLAAMGNTQRKEAADPLASKLNKVTQLTGFSDPVYAEAYVHVNQYDIVLDVLVVNQTSDTLQNCTLELATLGDLKLVEKPSPLTLAPHDFANIKANVKVASTENGIIFGNVVYDVSGAASDRNCVVLSDIHIDIMDYIQPASCTDAEFRQMWAEFEWENKVTVNTNIIDLNEYLQHILKSTNMKCLTPEKALSGYCGFMAANLYARSIFGEDALANVSIEKPIHLGPEAPVTGHIRIRAKSQGMALSLGDKINLSQKKTSL; this comes from the exons ATGACTGCGGCAGAGAATGTGTGTTACACATTAATCAATGTTCCCATTGACTCAGAGCCACCTTCTGAAATCAGCTTAAAAAATGACCTAG AAAAAGGAGATGTCAAGTTGAAGACAGAGGCCTTGAAGAAGGTGATCATTATGATTCTGAATGGTGAGAAGCTGCCTGGGCTCCTGATGACCATCATACGTTTTGTGCTGCCTCTCCAAGACCATACCAtcaaaaagctgctgcttgtcTTTTGGGAGATCGTGCCAAAGACCACTCCAGATggcaggctcctgcaggaaatGATCCTCGTGTGTGATGCATACAGAAAG GATCTTCAGCACCCCAATGAGTTTATCCGAGGCTCCACCCTGCGCTTTCTGTGCAAGCTGAAGGAAGCCGAGCTGCTGGAGCCCTTGATGCCGGCCATCCGCGCGTGCCTGGAGCACCGGCACAGCTACGTGCGCCGCAACGCCGTGCTGGCCATCTACACCATCTACAG gaACTTTGAGCATCTTATACCTGATGCTCCTGAACTGATTCATGATTTCTTGGTGAATGAGAAAGATGCAAGCtgcaaaagaaatgcatttatgaTGCTAATTCATGCAGATCAG gATCGAGCTTTGGATTATTTGAGTACGTGTATTGACCAAGTACAGACCTTTGGTGACATACTGCAGTTGGTTATTGTTGAACTAATTTACAAG GTCTGTCACGCGAATCCATCGGAGAGAGCTCGCTTCATTCGCTGCATCTACAACCTGCTGCAGTCCTCGAGTCCTGCAGTGAAGTATGAGGCTGCAGGTACTCTGGTTACACTCTCCAGTGCACCCACAGCAATCAAG GCTGCTGCCCAATGCTACATAGATTTGATTATTAAAGAAAGTGATAATAATGTGAAACTGATTGTCTTGGATCGGTTGATTGAGTTGAAGGAGCATCCCTCCCACGAGCGAGTGCTGCAG GATCTAGTTATGGACATCCTCAGAGTGTTGAGCACCCCAGATCTAGAAGTGcgcaaaaaaacccttcagctgGCTCTGGATCTTGTGTCTTCAAGAAATGTGGAGGAG CTTGTGATTGTTCTGAAGAAGGAAGTGATTAAAACTAATAATGTGACAGAGCATGAAGATACAGACAAGTACAGACAGCTCCTGGTTCGGACACTGCATTCCTGTAGTGTTCGCTTCCCAGACATGGCTGCAAATGTTATTCCAGTG CTGATGGAGTTCCTTAGTGACAACAACGAAGCGGCAGCCGCCGATGTCCTGGAGTTTGTGCGGGAAGCGATCCAGAGATTTGAAAACCTCAGACCTCTTATTGTTGAGAAGATGCTTGAAGTCTTTCATGCTATTAAATCTGTCAA GATTTATCGAGGAGCATTATGGATCCTTGGAGAGTATTGCAGCACAAAGGAGGATATACAAAGTGTGATGACAGAGGTTCGCAGATCACTTGGAGAG ATCCCAATAGTAGAATCTGAAATCAAGAAAGAAGCTGGTGAGCTCAAACCTGAAGAAGAGGTGTCTGTGGGTCCAGCCCAAAAGTTAGTGACAGAGATGGGCACTTATGCAACACAAAGTGCTCTTAGCAGTTCCCGACCTGCCAAAAAGGAAGAAGACAG ACCTCCCTTACGAGGATTCTTGCTGGATGGAGATTTCTTTGTTGCAGCTTCTCTTGCTACAACTTTAACCAAGATTGCTTTGCGTTATGTGTCCCTAgttcaggaaaagaagaaacaaaat TCCTTTAATGCTGAAGCAATGCTGCTGATGGCCACTATTCTCCACTTGGGAAAGTCTTCTCTTCCCAAGAAGCCAATTACAGATGATGATGTGGATCGTATTTCGTTGTGTCTGAAAGTGTTGTCAGAATGTTCTCCTCTCATGAATGACATTTTCAACAAAGAATGCAGGCAGTCCCTCTCTCACATGCTGTCAGCCAAGCTAGAAGAGGAGAAACTTTCCCAGAAG AAAGAATCTGAGAAGAGGAATGTGACAATTCAGCCAGATGATCCCATTTCCTTCATGCAGCTTACTGCTAAAAATGAAATGAGCTCAAAAGAAGACCAGTTCCAGCTTAGCCTTCTTGCAGCAATGGGaaacacacagaggaaagaGGCTGCTGATCCTCTTGCTTCCAAACTTAATAAG GTCACTCAGCTGACAGGTTTCTCAGACCCTGTGTATGCAGAAGCCTACGTCCATGTCAATCAGTATGACATCGTGCTGGATGTGCTCGTGGTCAACCAGACCAGTGACACCCTGCAGAACTGCACCCTGGAGCTGGCCACGCTGG GTGACTTGAAACTTGTGGAAAAACCATCTCCTCTGACACTTGCTCCACATGATTTTGCAAACATTAAAGCTAATGTCAAAGTCGCTTCTAcagaaaatggaataatttttggTAATGTTG TGTACGATGTCTCTGGAGCAGCCAGCGACAGAAACTGTGTGGTTCTCAGTGATATTCACATTGACATCATGGATTACATCCAGCCTGCTTCCTGTACAGATGCTGAGTTCAGACAGATGTGGGCAGAATTTGAATGGGAAAACAAA GTAACAGTGAATACAAATATCATTGATTTAAATGAATACTTACAGCACATACTGAAGTCAACCAATATGAAATGCCTGACTCCAGAGAAG GCCCTTTCAGGCTATTGTGGCTTCATGGCAGCCAATCTTTACGCCCGTTCCATCTTCGGGGAGGACGCCCTGGCCAACGTGAGCATTGAGAAGCCGATTCACCTGGGGCCGGAGGCGCCTGTCACGGGCCACATACGCATCCGGGCCAAGAGTCAG GGAATGGCCCTGAGCCTTGGAGATAAGATCAATCTGTCTCAGAAGAAGACAAGTTTATAA